The Candidatus Pelagibacter sp. IMCC9063 genome has a window encoding:
- a CDS encoding FkbM family methyltransferase, with protein MVKKISYFLYRSLSILDKILKALTKRSILVWFKDFFQEDSYKNIDILGKKIIFFTPNQLIDWRVATFFTKEPETLEWIDSFEKKEKLIFWDIGANIGLYSIYNALKNKNSTTISFEPSTSNSRVLTRNISINNLEENIKVITMPLSNKENSFQIMNEGKFVEGGALNAFGENFDFSGNKFEPETKYTLLGTTINFLIENKVLELPDYIKIDVDGIEHLILEGASKFLSNRKIKSLSIEINENFIEQYRRVLSIMKQNNFKILQKKNNTELLQDESKFKNIYNYIFIK; from the coding sequence ATGGTTAAAAAAATTTCATATTTTTTATACCGCTCCTTGTCAATTCTAGATAAAATATTAAAAGCATTAACAAAAAGGAGCATACTTGTTTGGTTTAAAGATTTTTTCCAAGAAGATAGTTATAAAAATATTGATATTTTAGGAAAGAAAATAATTTTTTTTACTCCGAACCAATTAATTGATTGGAGGGTTGCTACTTTTTTCACCAAAGAGCCAGAAACTTTGGAATGGATAGATAGCTTTGAAAAAAAAGAAAAGCTAATTTTTTGGGATATTGGAGCAAATATAGGACTATACTCAATTTATAATGCTTTAAAAAATAAAAACTCCACTACCATTTCTTTTGAACCATCAACTTCAAATTCAAGAGTTTTAACGAGAAACATATCTATTAATAATTTAGAAGAAAATATTAAAGTGATTACAATGCCGCTGAGCAATAAAGAAAATAGTTTTCAAATAATGAATGAGGGAAAATTTGTAGAAGGAGGTGCATTAAATGCTTTTGGGGAAAATTTTGATTTTTCTGGAAATAAATTTGAGCCCGAAACCAAATATACTTTATTAGGAACAACAATAAACTTTCTAATAGAAAACAAAGTTTTAGAATTACCCGATTATATTAAAATTGATGTTGACGGAATTGAACATTTAATACTTGAGGGCGCTAGCAAATTTTTAAGCAATAGAAAAATAAAAAGTTTATCTATCGAAATTAATGAAAATTTTATTGAACAATACCGACGTGTCTTAAGTATTATGAAGCAAAATAATTTTAAAATTTTGCAAAAAAAAAATAATACTGAATTATTACAAGATGAGAGTAAATTTAAAAATATATACAATTATATCTTTATTAAATAA